ccatctctctccccctcttcttttctttttttttttttttcctttgtttctttctttttctaccttcctttctttcatttcttttttcttgcttttcttctcccttccttttttcttcatttgtcttcttctttcctttcacttctttttttttcattttctttcctttccttctttcATCTTTCTTCTGTTCTCCTCGTGTGGATGGATTTTGGAGTCACAAACCCATCATGATCTCATTTTCTTAAAGGAGTGAAATGGGTTGATCGAGACGCCCCCTATCCTACAAGGACGTAGAATCTTGATAGATACTCTGGTAAGTTATGTTAAAATCTATACTATTTTAACGGCAGTAAGCTTTGTAGTTAGACTTAGAGTTGTAAATGGACTGCTTTATGTAGCTGggctttaaaaattaatttttattcattcattACTAAAGTGCCACATTAGGTAGCTAGAATTTGGGTACTAATATCAAAAAGCAGAAATAGATAGACTTTGAGAGTGAAATATGTTGGATCCTTGTATTaaattaatcatataaaaatattattttttattttatatcaaagaaTCCTCCTTAAATATGGCATCCTCTCTCTCAAAGAAATTCTTAgtgtattaaataaaaaaaaaatctcatatgaATATTctccctatctctctctctctctctaaaaatgaGTTAGTGCATAGCACATGCAAAATACTAGTTAAACTAGTCTTGACATTAGGGGTGCATCTTGGGGTAGGCTTAATTCGAATCCACCCGCCCACCCATTCCCTGGGCAAAGTTGGGTTGTTTTTTATAAAGTTGAGTTGGGCTTAAACTCAAAAATCCCAATCCGACCCTAAGTTTGATTTGGTTATGGTTGAGTCAACCTGGCCCTACCCAACCCTATAATGAAACCTTGGAAAAATTCCAGATTGGATAAGTTTAAACTGAGTAACAACAACAGTCCATCTCTCTATTCACTACCTAACCTTTTAGACAGATGGCAGGCCTTCTGTGTTAAATATACCTAGGTCAGAAAAACTGCCACACTTGAAATTTGACTTTAGCTTGAGGGCCAATCATCAAACATCCTCAAACTTTGATTTTTTATATCCTCGTCCATAAAGTCTACCAATATGGATGGGCTAAGGCATACTTACTAATGTTAAGATTTATCATGTCATTTGAGATATGTATTTATCTGACCTGAAGTTCTCGTAATGTTCAAATTCTATTATCACCTTTTGGTATCATGTTATAATGGAAAAGAAAGAAGGATAAAATAATACCATCTGCTCTTCATTATCCAGAGATTCCTTGATGCTATCCACCTTCATCGACAGCCGCAATAGGCTACATCCACCACCAACTACAACACCTTCCTCAATAGCTGACTGTAAATGGCAAAATATTTCATTACAACATTAATTAGCCAACAGAAAGCATCAAGATAAGCTGAACTTACCTTAGTTGCATTAACAGCATCCTCAATTCTCAGCTTTTTATCTTTCAACTCAACTACTGTCTGTGCACCTACCTGTCATTTATTTCCAACATTAAATTTGGTGTAGCACAACACACAAATTATCCACACTTGTATGTTGATTCTAGAAAAGATTGGATCTAAAAGACCATAAATTACCTTAATAATTGCAATTCCACCACATAGCCTTGCTATCCTCTCATTCAatattttctttttgaacttttcttCAGTGTTCTGTAACATACCAGGGTTAGATAGATAAACTACATATTTTTCCCATGAATATGATGGTATTGTCATTAATGTATGTATAGAAAAGAGAACTCCAACAGGTTATCCAATAACAGTAAATGTGAAACTGACCCTAATTGTGATTTGCATGTGAGGATAGCAAATTCATTCAGAGCATACCAAGAAGATGAAAAGCTTAATTAAAGAGATTGTACTTGTAAAAATGCATTAGGAAAAAAAACTGCAGCCAAATTAAGCTAAAGTACCAGGATGATTCTTGTCACAAGCCAAACATAAATTACTATTTATAGATTTCTAATGGCGCCATGGTGGCTTCATAGGAGCATTGCATTAACTTGAGCATCCTGCCACTGCATGTTGGTAAATTTATTCATTTGTACAGTGAAGTTAGTCACCTAGAAATTTAAAATGTCATAGTTCTGTAGATACAGTATTTTGACCTTTTCGGTCTTCACATCTtgtaatatttaataaatatcaaCTTACTCATACAAGACTATCTATAAGTGTATACCTTAAAAAGTCAGTTTAACATTCTAAGACTACTTTTTGCAAACtataaaaaaatcagaaaagaaaaaactttttccatttttctattttcttgcaCAATAGAGAAGCAGCAATCATTtacattttattttttctgatggaAGTCACTGCATTTAAGGAAAAAAGACATTCACTGATTTTTCTGTTGCTCACCaactttgaattaaaaaaaaaaagaaaaagaaaaattgcagtaTAACAAGAAGGCAAGTTTTATCCATTCAATGAAGCTCAagaatgaaacaaaaaaaaaaggatagcatgaataataaataaaagtaGCAAGATCAGGAAAACCAGATGCAAGTAAAATTTAATCAAACATAAAGGATAAATATGACACTGGATTTAGCTTAAAATGAAAAAGTAGAGCAGGAATCAAATGTAGCCAGGTACTCAATAGTCACGCAGATGATGACTTGTAATGATTGATCAAATACTAGAATCTCATGTGAATAGTGGGATGTAACTTCAAACAAGCTCATGTACCTCTACAAGATTTCTTAATTGAGTAACCCTCTTTTCCACTGCATGCTGGGTGCTTCCATTAGTAACAATTAGTGTTGAATCCTTAGTAATCACTACTTTCACTGCAGAACCTAAAACCTCTTTTCCAGCATTTTCAAGAGTCAGTCCCATCTCATCTCTGACTACTGTGCCTGTGAAACAGATAGAAATATGAATAGAGAGCGAAAAATAACAAACAAAATCAGAAGACTATAGATAAATGAATGATCTAAGATCATATGGTTGAGAAAAATTCATTAGTAAAATATACTCATTTAGTAATTTGTCTattactaatctagctttatgcATACACTTTAAAAACCATCAAACTACCTCCAGTCAAGATAGCAATGTCATCCATGCAGTGACTCTTGCGCTCTCCAAAGGCAGGAGCTTTAATAGCAACCACCTTCAGCACACCTTTGAGTTTATTCCTAATTACCGGAGCTAGAGCTTCCTCCTCAATTCCCTCTGCAATTATCAAGAGTGGGTACTTATCTTTGACTGCACTATCCAATAATTTAAACATCTCCTTTGCATTTGTGATTTTTTTGTCAACCAAAAGTATCTGCATAGCAAAAGTCACACTAGAAACTTGCTTTTCAGAGTAACACAATGTTAATGAGAATAACAGACTAACTACCTTGCTATTTTCGAACTCCACTGACATATTTGCACAATCAGTAACAAAGTAAGGTGACAAATAACCACGATCAAATTGCATCCCCTCTACAATTTGCAGACTGTTCTCAGTGCATTTTCCATTCTCAATTCTAACTACACCTTTTCTTCCGACTCTTTTAAGAGCTTCTGCAATCATATCCCCTACACTATAGTCATTTCCAGCACTAACTGCTGCAACATCAGCAATTTCATGGTCATCAATCTGCAATAGAAGCATGTTTCTACTGTTGACATGCCATCATAAAAATGCATCAAGAATTATGTGATGAAGAAATCATGGGGGATTGGAAAAAAAGGTTAGAACACTCAATTTAGATAAAgtaacattttttttaaaatgttgGGAAGCGAATTTTGAAACATCACAGGAAAGAGGTGGAGATGAAAAAGAAATTAGCTTCAATCAGCTTGTAAAGAAAAAAGGAATATCTAGCAACTATGATATTTCCATAAATTGGGCTACCACTTGACAACAttcattcaataaaagtaaataatatattaattacagGGTTATGTCAACCTTACCTCCCTTGACATCAATTTGAGTTCAGAAACAAGAGCCCGGGCAGTCTTTTCAATTCCCCGTGCAATTTGAACAGGATTAATTCCCACAGCGAGTACCTAATTATGAATATAAAGAGAGCCCTTTTACCAAaacaatattatatatatgtgtgtgcgcgTGTGCGCACGCGcgtgtgcatgcatgtgtgtgtgtgtgtgtgggtctTGCCCCTGAAATTTCAAGAGAGGTGCGTATAAGTTATAAGAAATGATATTACAATTCAATTCATAGCAATGTGAGAGATGAAGAAGCACAGATTGTGCATCACTATGGAAGGAGGGGGAAAATAGAAAGGGTATAATCAAGATATCTCTACTCTAGCAAGCTGAATTGGAGGATGGACAGGATGCTATTTAAGCATGCAACTAAGTACTTACCTTCACACCTTCAGCGATCAAACCTCGAGCAAGAACAATAGAAGTGGTGCAACCATCACCAGCAAGATCATTTGTCTTTGCACCCGCTTGTCTTACCAATTTAACACCAACATTCTCTAATGGGTCCTCCAATTCAACCTTGGCAAACCAAAATGAACTAATGAGGAGCAGAAAGTTTTCAAAATGGTCAAGGAGAAATAAAAACTTCTCCTGAGAAAGTGGATTTCTGTATTTCAGTTCGTTTatctaaagttttttttttttttttgaagggattTGTTTATCTAAAGTTGACGCAAGAAAATAGAAACATTGGGAAAAGAAACTTCACTCATCAATTAACCACTTTATCTCCTACAACAGAAACCAAATGAAAATGATCTTTCTATTGAAAAGGAAGAGAATTTCTGACAAGAAGACATATGCTGTCCATTTTTGTCTAAAAACATCAAGCAAGTCCCATTTTGAtttcccagaaaaaaaaaaaaaatctagttatCCTATAAGGACCTCATTAGTGCATCCATCACAGACTGAAGGCAGAGAAAAAGAACTTTGCAATTGAAATAGAGAACATATATATGTTGATACAATCACAACCTAGCAGCTACTAAAAAAACCAGGCTACTAATTTCTAACTCATCTAAAAACCATAAATCTTCAAGCATTGCTCCAATTTAAGAAACACAAATGAAAATCCAAGATAAGACTAGATCCTGAATTATGCAGTTCTACTTTCTCACCAAGAGGAAATCATTAAAAGGCCCCATGGAAGCAAAGCAAAAGAATTAGAGAGGCTACAGTTCCGTAGTGATCCAAAACCAAACCAGATAAACAATGCCTATTCTTTTATAGTACCTCCTTAAGGACGGTCTCCCCATCATTAACAATCTTAGGGGGTCCGTACTTGTTCTCCAACACCACATTCCTGCCCTTCGGGCCCAGGGTCACCCCAATCAATTTTGCCACCAGGTCCACCCCAGCCTGCACCCATTCATCCATCCAAGATCCAACACAGTGTTCAGCAAATCAAAGCAGTAGCAAATTAACAATGAAAAGAGTTCATTTCAGCAATGGGATTGAGACTGACCTGGAGTTTCTTGGTGGCCGAGAAGTCATGGTTGAAGTGGACCTCTTTGAAGATGGGAACTGGAGGAGGTCTCTTGGGTGAAAAGGGTAGCTGGGGAATGGTGACGGGGGATGGAGAAGATGATGCCATGGTCAGTTGGCTGCGTGCTTGGTGGCGGTAGAGGCGGTAGGATAAGGTGTTTTGTAACGAATAGAGAAGCCCGAGCCCGGACGCTTGGAGGGAAAAATATCTTCCCGAAGATCTTTTCTTCGTTATCTCGTATCAATATTGAAATGACGGCGTTACCGGCGTTACAGGTTATCCAATTATAAAGGGACCTAACTTTACACGCACGCACACACGCACAAAAAAAGGGTGAGGTGGTGGCTGGAAATGGGCGGGGCCGGACCATGTCTCTATCCAAGCCTGGTTTAAACTTTTTTTTGGGCTTCAAGTTAGCACAAGCCGGATTCCCGAATTTATAGAGTGGATTATGATTCGTTGAATCATAAGCAACTTTCTTACTGATAATTCAGAATTCTAATCATTTTCACATATCTTGAATCATACACAACTATCATACCTTCAGAAGATTATATAGAAGCTTGAAAATATTAATATTCAATAGTTGTGAGCCTAAAGACTTAAGAAAGAATGATAAAGTGTCACgctcccgatccgagattgtgaatcgagggtcatggcaaccgctgcatactcatagaaaactcttcccataagcatgcaaggcatcttatcatattatcttaaaacaacagcggaataattagtcaataattcaaattcaaaacataacgatctaatttttttttctttaatatctcaataaattcaacaacgattcataggctttacatcaaattcaataagcctttcaacctaaaataaaagtatgaaaattctgcttctgatcactcttccattcatatcttgtatcatcttaattcctcaacatctgtaaaaacagtaaaataagaggtaatgagctagacagcccagtaagcaatgatcacttctcaacagatttcattaggcatataagtaaataatcatttatagaaaataagcatatagagttcatcaattcgaaatcaatttcaattatgcaatataattcatgtcaaattcatttctttttcgaaaattcaaatttctttcgggatttcaatttcttttgttcttcaattttttttcgtcaaccatgagctatgaccacattttctctgtggcaggatcataataccgcgtatctgcttgcggtaggctgcgaatcatgtggcagccatgtcctttggaatcgTTGGTATCGCtgatggtttgtcgctggtctctctggcgacatgtcgctggtctcgctggcgacataaaccctcaggacaatcaattgccaacgtatatgcccccattggcggagtcctttacatagtcaggttatcaattcataatgtttcttatatcataattcttcataaatcatatttcatattctaatttcgataataaaacatataatcatgtagtattgaaatcaatcaatataatgcattatgaaatcaatatgttcaatcatgcttcatcataacatttcaaataagatattttcataacaaaataccattcatccaattcatgcatcgtttcacaaatcatgtcagaaaaatacattataatttgccgataaatcttgaaaaagtgaaacattacttacctcgaatgcattccaagaaatccacataattctataaatttttttccaaaaattctgttcatagatcatatcgcgatatcctatgatcaaatatccacaatcctatacagaatcaatttcaataattagaaagaatacgaataccatatttcaacggtttagattgggtccgatcatctaatttcatctaatcaaaatctaattaggacctaaacgatccaaagtttgactatcagatcaaatcggattcgaagtgataggatcgaggtttcttcatcgatttcataaaatcaagtagagagagaaaatcagaggagagagaattcatgaggtacaattcgaattgatcaggtgacacaatccaacattacgattgatccaatatctcgattggtgaaatcaacgtgatcaaatcaagtcatggctagatcggaatcatggatgatcaaatctaaagattcatggtctgatcaagatgggcgccagtacgctgtctgacaaccatggatcagggttcttcattaaaatcagatcagaattattaaaagaatttttttcatttactaacctttttagagagagaatcaatcaagagagagaatattttagagagagaaaattttagagagaaaattttagagagagaaaacttatcttgaattcttcagacaatatgattcaacaaattcgatcaatcggatcaaatcatgctgaaattatcatatggataattcaataaaatcatgaaaaataaaatctaaaaatacttgatctgatcaaagtggatgtcggtataccgtccgacgatcacggatcaaaaatttatcatgaagatcatttaaattcatcatcattcttctcaaaattttagaaatattagaagagaaaaataatctagaaagagaattctagagagagaaagtagatagagaaagttcaattctagagagagaaaatactaattcaagttgaagagagagagggaagctttctttctcatattttattatttatatcattatttattaatttatttttattatttttttttcttcttcttttctttccccttttttttttctttttttttcttcacggaagagagaggagagaaaatcctatttattatattatttatattattattattttattttttttcttttttttttttcctttttcttttctttttcttctttttcttttctttttcttttctttccttcttcttcttttctttttcttttcttttccttcttcttcttcttttctttttctttttttcttttccttcttcttcttcttcttcttcttctttcttcttcttttcttctttctcgtgggtttcttttgggctgaaacagaggACCTTGAGGTCCCTCGTTGGCTGGCTAGTCGGCGGCACAGTCGGCATGGGGCGACCGTTGGCAGGAGAGGAGacgatccgacggcaagaggcggccaaaccggtggtcggccggtgaccaccggcgacgaaaAAACGGTaaaaaggaagattcttccgcaacaaagccggcgactccggtcgtcgTGGTGAGTAtgcatcggcacgggaaggaagggaagaaggaggaggggaggaggcttacctccatcgccgGTGAAGTTTTCCTGTGAGAANNNNNNNNNNNNNNNNNNNNNNNNNNNNNNNNNNNNNNNNNNNNNNNNNNNNNNNNNNNNNNNNNNNNNNNNNNNNNNNNNNNNNNNNNNNNNNNNNNNNGCACAATTCAGCCAATGAGTCTGCGATTCAGGTATGATTCTACTTTTTCAATTCTCCATTTTGGTTCGACTCGACCAAGCTTCAAATCATCGCAAATCATACAAGTTGAATCATGACTCAGTATGATTCTAATAGCAGAGGGAAAAACCATCCAGCCCAAGGCCTTATCCTCTCCAAGAGATTAGAGGGCCCTGCATACTTCTCAGTAGACAATCGGATAGTCAGGGCCTCATTCTTTTGGTCGAAGATGCGGATCATGCTGGGACCTTTGGAGTGGGGTATCCTTACCCAGAGGCACCATCCAATGCGATTTGAAGAATTATAAGATCTATCCCCTGATCTCCTCACTGTCATTCATCATTGTACTATCTCTCTCTCCAGTTACTGATGCGGTTGGCAGACTTCTAGATCATTGTTGATTGATGAAAGAATCTGGTATTTCAATCACCTTCTTGATCTACTGAATCCTAAATTTTTGCCTCCATATTGTCTCCTACTGTTTCAATAATGAGTGTTGAACCAAGAGCTTGTGACAGAGCTCTCTCAAGTTAGGCTCCTGGAGGCCCCCCTTTTAGTCCTTTCTCATCTACAACTCCGCAATGTCCTCTACCTCCTCGATCCGCCTGAAGATAGCACAAACTCAAGATGGTTCCTGAAAGAGCCTATGCCTAGCCAGCTCTAGCCTTTGAGTCATCCGATATCTTGCATCCTCATAAATCGATATCCTCCACACCTCATTAATCAGCTCTCACAATCTCGAATAGAAAGTCTAGAACTTCTTAAACCTGAATGGAGCCTTGGCATGCACGGGCCATCAGTGGTGATAAGAATTAGATAGTGGTCCGATGTGATCCTCGGAAGATGTTGAATCTAGTGCCCAGAAAATTGCTTGAACCAGTCGGTGGCGGCAAAGGCCCGATCAATCCTCTCCTAAACCCTAGGACCCTGTCAGTTGTTGCATTAGATAAATCTAGATCCAGAGTAACCCAGATCAATTAGAGCCACATCACCAATGAACTTCCTGAACTCCCTGGAATCAGTGCTATCCACATCCTGTCTGTCGTCCATCTTCTCATGAGACCCTACAATGCAATTGAAATCTCCAACGACAAGGGATGGCAAGTCCTGCGACATCATCTAGAAATCTTGGACCAAAGCACCATTAGCATCCTGTACTCGATGCTCGTGTACACTTTGGACAAAAGCCAAGGGCCTCCGATCTGCTCTAAGATGACTAAGGCTACCTGCTGCTTACGTCTGTAGAAAGCATCCATCCTAATCGAGCCGCATCTCCACAACACCAGGATCCCCCTGATAGATCCTAGACTCCACCACATAGGTGCTCCTGCTATCAGAATCCGCCATCTAACATGGGCAAGACTCGCCCCCGAAAGTTAGATCTCAAGCGAAACATAGATATCAGCACAGTGCTACTGGATGATTCTATCGAACATCATCCGGAATGAGATCTTTCCTACCCTCCAGGTGTTCCAAATTAGCAACCTCATTGTGACAATTGGCtgggaaggagatcactctaGTACCCCCTCAGTTGAATGTTGCCTCAGTCCTGCTGCCGCCGAGTCCATTGCTGACGACTCTCCCCCACTCTTGGATGGCCTGCCTCAGTTGAACAACAGCCTCCTTATGGTTCAAGTCCTAACCACCTGTTGAAGCCTTCATACGCACAGAGCCCCCTCCCCTGAAAGGCATAGGGTCACGCTCCATCACAGGCTCCAACCTTTGCTCAGAATGCCCCTCCTCATCTAGGGCACTGGATCACTCATCAGAAGGTTGATGTTCAATGGACTGGactaaatctaaatataaaaattctattttatagataagagaaatataaaaattttaaaaattaaaatataaataaataaataaatatagagGGTGGGTTAGTTCGATTTGAATTGATTTTTTTAAAGACTCAAACTACAATTAAATCGAATTTTCCCAGTCCAGCCTTTCTCAAACCAACactaaatcagatttttttaaaaaataatataaatcaaACTGAAGAGACCAGTTCACATCAAGTTCATGGTTTAGCCAGTCCTTTGCATAACCTAAGGACAAGTGGAGTGATTATTGCACATAAACCCTTGATAAAAATAGATCAGGTTTTAAATCTCGTGGATGAAAATGTCCCAATTTCTCTATGGAATGGAACACCTTGCTACCCCATACCATCTTGGCAGCAATCCTGGTCTTGCATCCTgatagatatcctccatctctctccccctcttcttttcttttttttttttttcctttgtttctttctttttctaccttcctttctttcattcttttttcttgcttttcttctccttccttttttcttcatttgtcttcttctttcctttcacttcttttttttcatttctttcctttccttctttcATCTTTCTTCTGTTCTCCTCGTGTGGATGGATTTTGGAGTCACAAACCCATCATGATCTCATTTTCTTAAAGGAGTGAAATGGGTTGATCGAGACGCCCATCCTACAAGGACGTAGAATCTGATAATACTCTGGTAAGTTATGTTAAAATCTATACTATTTTAACGGCAGTAAGCTTTGTAGTTAGACTTAGAGTTGTAAATGGACTGCTTTATGTAGCTGggctttaaaaattaattttattcattCATTACTAAAGTGCCACATT
Above is a genomic segment from Elaeis guineensis isolate ETL-2024a chromosome 1, EG11, whole genome shotgun sequence containing:
- the LOC105032887 gene encoding chaperonin 60 subunit beta 4, chloroplastic isoform X2, which encodes MASSSPSPVTIPQLPFSPKRPPPVPIFKEVHFNHDFSATKKLQAGVDLVAKLIGVTLGPKGRNVVLENKYGPPKIVNDGETVLKEVELEDPLENVGVKLVRQAGAKTNDLAGDGCTTSIVLARGLIAEGVKVLAVGINPVQIARGIEKTARALVSELKLMSREIDDHEIADVAAVSAGNDYSVGDMIAEALKRVGRKGVVRIENGKCTENSLQIVEGMQFDRGYLSPYFVTDCANMSVEFENSKILLVDKKITNAKEMFKLLDSAVKDKYPLLIIAEGIEEEALAPVIRNKLKGVLKVVAIKAPAFGERKSHCMDDIAILTGGTVVRDEMGLTLENAGKEVLGSAVKVVITKDSTLIVTNGSTQHAVEKRVTQLRNLVENTEEKFKKKILNERIARLCGGIAIIKVGAQTVVELKDKKLRIEDAVNATKSAIEEGVVVGGGCSLLRLSMKVDSIKESLDNEEQMDQGS
- the LOC105032887 gene encoding ruBisCO large subunit-binding protein subunit beta, chloroplastic isoform X1; translated protein: MASSSPSPVTIPQLPFSPKRPPPVPIFKEVHFNHDFSATKKLQAGVDLVAKLIGVTLGPKGRNVVLENKYGPPKIVNDGETVLKEVELEDPLENVGVKLVRQAGAKTNDLAGDGCTTSIVLARGLIAEGVKVLAVGINPVQIARGIEKTARALVSELKLMSREIDDHEIADVAAVSAGNDYSVGDMIAEALKRVGRKGVVRIENGKCTENSLQIVEGMQFDRGYLSPYFVTDCANMSVEFENSKILLVDKKITNAKEMFKLLDSAVKDKYPLLIIAEGIEEEALAPVIRNKLKGVLKVVAIKAPAFGERKSHCMDDIAILTGGTVVRDEMGLTLENAGKEVLGSAVKVVITKDSTLIVTNGSTQHAVEKRVTQLRNLVENTEEKFKKKILNERIARLCGGIAIIKVGAQTVVELKDKKLRIEDAVNATKSAIEEGVVVGGGCSLLRLSMKVDSIKESLDNEEQMIGADIFKRALSYPSKLIAKNAGINGDVVVEKVLSSNDVRYGYNAAKNCYEDLMAAGILDPTKVVRCCVEHAAAVAKTFLTSDVVVVDTKEAEPVSRRRLMPTSNLMRPSNLMPTSNFMQTSNLMPKSGIAL